The Medicago truncatula cultivar Jemalong A17 chromosome 4, MtrunA17r5.0-ANR, whole genome shotgun sequence genome includes a region encoding these proteins:
- the LOC11417443 gene encoding probable histone H2A.3, with the protein MEASTKTTKKGAGGRKGGGPRKKSVTRSIRAGLQFPVGRIGRYLKKGRYAQRVGTGAPVYLAAVLEYLAAEVLELAGNAARDNKKNRIIPRHVLLAVRNDEELGKLLNGVTIAHGGVLPNINPILLPKKTEKTAPKEPKKAGKSPKKA; encoded by the coding sequence ATGGAGGCAAGCACCAAGACAACAAAGAAGGGAGCAGGAGGAAGGAAGGGAGGAGGACCAAGGAAGAAGTCGGTGACAAGATCCATCAGAGCTGGTCTTCAATTTCCGGTTGGAAGAATCGGTAGATACTTGAAGAAAGGAAGATACGCTCAGCGTGTAGGCACAGGTGCTCCAGTATACCTAGCAGCAGTTCTTGAATATCTCGCTGCTGAGGTTCTTGAGTTGGCTGGAAATGCAGCACGTGATAACAAGAAGAATAGAATCATTCCAAGGCATGTGTTGTTGGCTGTTAGGAATGATGAAGAACTTGGTAAATTGCTTAATGGTGTTACCATTGCTCATGGTGGTGTTCTTCCAAACATTAACCCCATCCTCTTGCCTAAGAAGACTGAAAAAACTGCTCCTAAGGAGCCAAAGAAGGCTGGAAAGTCTCCAAAGAAGGCTTAG
- the LOC11426605 gene encoding probable histone H2B.1 → MAPKGEKKPAEKKPAEEKKSTVAEKAPAEKKPKAGKKLPKEGGSAAGDKKKKRSKKNVETYKIYIFKVLKQVHPDIGISSKAMGIMNSFINDIFEKLAQESSRLARYNKKPTITSREIQTAVRLVLPGELAKHAVSEGTKAVTKFTSS, encoded by the coding sequence ATGGCACCAAAGGGAGAGAAGAAGCCAGCGGAGAAGAAACCCGCTGAGGAGAAGAAGTCCACCGTCGCCGAGAAGGCTCCGGCGGAGAAGAAGCCAAAGGCAGGAAAGAAGCTACCAAAGGAAGGTGGTTCTGCAGCCGgagacaagaagaagaagagaagtaaGAAGAATGTAGAAACATACAAGATCTACATCTTCAAAGTTCTGAAGCAGGTTCACCCAGACATTGGTATCTCAAGCAAGGCCATGGGTATCATGAACAGTTTCATCAATGATATCTTCGAGAAGCTTGCTCAAGAATCATCCAGACTTGCTCGTTACAACAAGAAGCCAACAATCACTTCAAGGGAAATTCAGACTGCAGTCAGGCTTGTTCTTCCTGGTGAATTGGCCAAGCATGCTGTCTCCGAGGGAACCAAAGCTGTGACCAAGTTTACTAGTTCTTAG
- the LOC11416780 gene encoding probable histone H2B.1, whose product MAPKGEKKPAEKKPAEEKKSTVAEKAPAEKKPKAGKKLPKEGGSAAGDKKKKRSKKNVETYKIYIFKVLKQVHPDIGISSKAMGIMNSFINDIFEKLAQESSRLARYNKKPTITSREIQTAVRLVLPGELAKHAVSEGTKAVTKFTSS is encoded by the exons ATGGCACCAAAG GGAGAGAAGAAGCCAGCGGAGAAGAAACCCGCTGAGGAGAAGAAGTCCACCGTCGCCGAGAAGGCTCCGGCGGAGAAGAAGCCCAAGGCAGGAAAGAAGCTACCAAAGGAAGGTGGTTCTGCAGCAGgagacaagaagaagaagagaagtaaGAAGAATGTAGAAACATACAAGATCTACATCTTCAAAGTTCTGAAACAAGTTCACCCAGACATTGGTATCTCAAGCAAAGCGATGGGTATCATGAACAGTTTCATCAATGATATCTTCGAGAAGCTTGCTCAAGAATCATCCAGACTTGCTCGTTACAACAAGAAGCCAACAATCACTTCAAGGGAAATTCAGACCGCGGTCAGACTTGTTCTTCCTGGAGAATTGGCCAAGCATGCTGTTTCTGAAGGCACCAAGGCTGTGACTAAGTTTACTAGCTCTTAG